GTTGCGGCAGATTGGGACGAATCGACCCGGTCGCCCGGATATTGCGCTCGAGCAGCCAGGCCTCGTAATCGAAGCCGCCCGGATTGGCATTGCCATGCGGCCGTTTCAGACGGACGGTAAAACGCCAGCGCTCGCCGGGCCGCACCGCCAGCCGCTCGATCGATGCATCATCGCGCCGGCCGACATACCACGACAGCATGATGCGTCCGGGAACAGCAACACCTGCCGTTATCACCCGCTCCACGTCAAACTCAAAACGCGTCCCGTTGCTGAAATCCTGCGGCAAACCAGCGACCACGCCGATCACCTCAAGATCAACCCCTTCCTGCCCGATAGCAAGTTGGTCAGCCAGCCGGATCTCGGCCCGCCAACTCGCCCAGGCAAACCCCAGCGCGGCGCAACACAGCAGGGCCAGAACACGAAGCGACGTACCCGACCAGCGCAGGTGCGGCAACACAAGCAGCATGCCGCCGACCGCCCACGGCCCCCATTCGGGGAGGACTGGCTGCATCTGCAAAGCAAGAACAGCGGCGGCGAAGGAAAGTATGTACAGGCGCATGGCGGGATATTAATCCCGAAATATGCCAATACAATATTTTGGGCGCCCAACCAAACCGGCCTAATGAATATGAATGCAGGCGTGACGAGTTGGCTGGCGGAGTGAATAATGGCGCCATGCGCCGCACTCTGAAAAAATACCTGCCGGATCACCAGACGATACGCAACAACCCCTGGTTAAAGCCGTTCGAATCGTCCTTGCTGCACCCCCGGCTATGGCACCTGAACCGGCACTCGGCGGCCGGGGCGGTGGCGGCAGGACTGTTTTGCGGGCTGATACCCGGCCCGCTGCAAATGCTCGGCGCCGCCATCTGCGCCCTGATCTTTCGCGTCAACCTGCCGCTGGCCATGTTCGTGACGCTCTACACCAACCCGCTGACGATTGTCCCGCTCTACCTGGTGGCTTACCAGATCGGCCGAATGACTATCGACGACGGCAACGGATTCATCGTGCCGCCCGCCTTCAATGCCATCGATTTCATCGGCTGGACGACAGCCATGCAGACCTGGATGCTGGCCGTTGCCAAACCGCTCGGCATCGGCCTCGTCCTCCTGGCCAGCGGACTCGCGGTACTCGGCTACTTCGCCACGCGAGCCGCCTGGCGACTCTACCTGATCAGCGCCTGGCGACGTCGAAAGACAACGGGGACCAGGGCCTAGGGCTTAGTTCCCCGCATCTCGCCTCAAGTCCGGAATCGGGCAATCGCCCCGGTCAGCCCCTGCGCCAGCTTGCGCAGCGTTTCCGACGTATTCGCGTTGCCGCTCGCTGCTGAACTGTTTTCCTCGGCCATCTGGGCGATACGCTCAACGTTCTGGGCAATATCGGTACTGGCGGAAGCCTGCTCACGTAGTGCAACGGTGATTTCGGAGACGGCATTGAGCACCTGGCGCGACTGTGCCTGAACCTGGCCGATAGCCTCGCCCGCCAGCTGCGCCTGGGCAACCCCGGACGAAACGCGCAAAACGCCTTGCTTCATCGACGATACGGCCGTCGTGGTGCCAGCCTGAACAGCCTCGATCATGGCGGTAATTTCGTGCGTCGACTTGGCCGTCCGCTCAGCCAGCTTCCTGACCTCGTCGGCGACAACCGCAAAACCCCGGCCCGACTCACCGGCCCGCGCCGCCTCGATGGCGGCATTAAGGGCCAGGAGATTGGTCTGATCGGCGATTTCCTTGATCGTCCCGACAATCGCTGAAATCTGTTCGGACTGCCGGCCGAGAGCCTCGACGGCTTTGGCCGAGTCATTGACCGTCTGGGCGATAGCCTGGATTTCATTAACCACCGACTGGACGATTTGACCACCGCGTGTGGCAACCTCATCGGACTCCCGCGAATACATTTGGGCATCCTGTGCATTGCGCGAAATGTGATCGATACCGACCGTCATTTCCTCGACGGCAGCCGCCATGCTGGTCGCCGAATCGCTTTGCCGGGCGGTCCCGGCAGAAATCTGCTGGCTCGACAGGGCCAGTTGCTCGGCAGCCTGATTGAGTTGACGAACGTCCCCCTGCACACCACCGAGCAGACTCCGGAAGGCCGCTGCCATGCCGTTGAAATCCTTGCCGGCAGCATGTAGCTCATCGACCCCATCGGTATCGAACTTGGCGGTCAGGTCACCATCGGCCAGACGGCTCGCCCCGCGTGAAAAATCGCCGACGCTGTTGATCACCGAAAAGTAGGTACCCATACCCAGATAGGCGACGAGCAGGCCAATGCATACCGCCAGCCCGACCTCGAAGGCCAGTACCTTCTGCGACTGGCTGAGCCGCTCCTGCAACTGACGTTCGAACTGCGGCATCAGGGTGTCGTACATCACCTTGTAGCCAAGATCGATGACCTGGGTGACCATGGCAAAATAATCCTGCGGTGCGGTTGCATATTTCTCGGACAGGATATCTTCGCGCACCAGCGCAAAAATCTTTTCCGCACCCGCCGAAAACTCCTTGGTTGGCCCCGACAGACCATCCTTGAGTGCCGGTGAAAAACGCATCACTTTTTCCAGGTTGACGTTCTGCGCCTGCAGCGTGCCATCCATCTGCGCCACCACCGAGGAAAGATCGACCCGCTGCTGCGGCGACATTTCCTTTTTGGTCAACAAACCGGTCCCCCGCGCCCGCGTCACACCCAATTGCTCGAGCATCGCCGGCATCTTGGTGACCAGGGTATCCATGAAATAGTAGGTATCCATGATCGGGTCGAGGGTCAGTTGCGTCTCATCGGCCACCGTGACCATGAACTGCAATACCTTGCCAATCATCTGGGTATGGCGCTTGATGTTCTCGGCGGCCGTCCACGTCAGGCCCTGAGCACCGATCGCATCCCAGTCAGACCGAATCGCCTTCCAGTCCGCTGTATCACGCAACACCGGCGGCAATGCCGCATCGGTCACCAGAATGGCGGCGGCCACCTCTTTTTCCTTGGCTGCCCGCTTCTCTCTCATCGCCTCATTGCCGTTGAGAACCCCCGACGACAAGCCGCGATGCTGTTGCATCACCTGCGCCATCTGGTTGATCGGCTTGAGCATCTGCAGCCCGGCGAGCTCCTGGCGGGCCGTGTCGATATCGCGATTCAGAAAGGAAAAAACAGAATAGAGCAGGACCACCATGACAACCGATACGGCCGCTCCAAGCAGCAAAAACTTGCTGTTATAACGAAGCCGGTTCATCAGTGCGATGGCGGGGGAAAAGATCGCTTGCATTTCATGTCTCCTGAACGACGTGCGGACGTCCACAACGCAAATGATATTTTAATAACATTTATTAAAATTTTACACTTGTTAAACTATTGGCAAATAATTCCGTCGTTCAAATTCAAAATGCGATCCGCCTTGGCCGCCAGTCGCTGATCGTGTGTCACCACAATGAGGCTCGTCTGCTGCTGGCGTACCCGCTCGATGAGCAGGCCGAAAACGACA
The DNA window shown above is from Dechloromonas sp. HYN0024 and carries:
- a CDS encoding DUF2062 domain-containing protein, whose protein sequence is MRRTLKKYLPDHQTIRNNPWLKPFESSLLHPRLWHLNRHSAAGAVAAGLFCGLIPGPLQMLGAAICALIFRVNLPLAMFVTLYTNPLTIVPLYLVAYQIGRMTIDDGNGFIVPPAFNAIDFIGWTTAMQTWMLAVAKPLGIGLVLLASGLAVLGYFATRAAWRLYLISAWRRRKTTGTRA
- a CDS encoding methyl-accepting chemotaxis protein translates to MQAIFSPAIALMNRLRYNSKFLLLGAAVSVVMVVLLYSVFSFLNRDIDTARQELAGLQMLKPINQMAQVMQQHRGLSSGVLNGNEAMREKRAAKEKEVAAAILVTDAALPPVLRDTADWKAIRSDWDAIGAQGLTWTAAENIKRHTQMIGKVLQFMVTVADETQLTLDPIMDTYYFMDTLVTKMPAMLEQLGVTRARGTGLLTKKEMSPQQRVDLSSVVAQMDGTLQAQNVNLEKVMRFSPALKDGLSGPTKEFSAGAEKIFALVREDILSEKYATAPQDYFAMVTQVIDLGYKVMYDTLMPQFERQLQERLSQSQKVLAFEVGLAVCIGLLVAYLGMGTYFSVINSVGDFSRGASRLADGDLTAKFDTDGVDELHAAGKDFNGMAAAFRSLLGGVQGDVRQLNQAAEQLALSSQQISAGTARQSDSATSMAAAVEEMTVGIDHISRNAQDAQMYSRESDEVATRGGQIVQSVVNEIQAIAQTVNDSAKAVEALGRQSEQISAIVGTIKEIADQTNLLALNAAIEAARAGESGRGFAVVADEVRKLAERTAKSTHEITAMIEAVQAGTTTAVSSMKQGVLRVSSGVAQAQLAGEAIGQVQAQSRQVLNAVSEITVALREQASASTDIAQNVERIAQMAEENSSAASGNANTSETLRKLAQGLTGAIARFRT